Proteins encoded by one window of Fibrobacter sp. UWR2:
- a CDS encoding adenine phosphoribosyltransferase codes for MKRIEDYVISVPDFPQPGILFRDITGILNDADGLKLTLDALYKALENVEFDLVAGLEARGFLFGVSIAEHFHKPFVPVRKKGKLPRETVGISYDLEYGQASIEVHKDAIKPGQKVVIIDDLLATGGTARAAAHLVEKLGGKVEMLLFVIELFDLHGRDALKGYNIETLTKFQGHKP; via the coding sequence ATGAAACGTATTGAAGACTACGTCATTTCCGTTCCGGATTTTCCACAGCCGGGAATCCTGTTCCGCGACATCACGGGAATCCTGAACGATGCCGACGGACTCAAGCTCACGCTCGATGCCCTCTACAAGGCGCTAGAAAACGTGGAATTCGACCTGGTCGCCGGCCTTGAGGCGCGCGGATTCCTGTTCGGAGTCTCAATCGCCGAGCATTTCCACAAGCCGTTTGTGCCTGTGCGTAAAAAGGGGAAACTCCCGCGCGAAACCGTCGGCATCTCCTACGATTTGGAATACGGGCAGGCAAGCATCGAAGTTCACAAGGACGCCATAAAGCCCGGCCAGAAAGTGGTCATTATCGACGACCTGCTTGCGACTGGCGGCACGGCCAGGGCCGCGGCACACCTCGTCGAAAAACTGGGCGGCAAGGTGGAAATGCTGCTATTCGTCATCGAACTTTTCGACCTGCACGGACGCGATGCCTTGAAAGGTTATAACATCGAGACGCTCACAAAATTCCAGGGGCACAAACCCTAG
- a CDS encoding TIGR01212 family radical SAM protein (This family includes YhcC from E. coli K-12, an uncharacterized radical SAM protein.): MHYTPYRDLLLKIFPNYLKVRKLPLNGGMSCPNLDGTKGFSGCSYCNNRSFSPVFDQAKVSIQEQLDKFVPRLREKYPNAGILAYLQPYTNTHAPLEHLKGIIDPIISHKEIAGLAIGTRPDCLEDEKIEYLAEMNRNKPIIVEIGLQTANDLTLAAINRRHTLADFEDAVKRCQAAGLTVTTHVIVGLPGETLMDFKHTAEVVHDLHLAAVKIHPLHIVAGTVMAQDFSAGEIKLLEFEEYCAAVAEMIKIIGPDTAIERFSGESPSDMLLAPSWCGERDKIIAKVEQILNQA; this comes from the coding sequence ATGCACTACACTCCCTACCGCGATTTGCTGCTCAAGATTTTCCCGAACTACCTCAAGGTGCGCAAACTCCCGCTGAACGGCGGCATGAGCTGCCCGAACCTCGACGGCACCAAGGGTTTCTCGGGCTGCAGCTACTGCAACAACCGCAGTTTCAGCCCGGTGTTCGACCAGGCGAAGGTCAGTATCCAGGAACAGCTCGACAAGTTCGTGCCGCGCCTGCGCGAAAAATACCCGAATGCGGGCATCCTCGCCTACCTGCAGCCGTACACGAACACGCACGCGCCTCTCGAGCACCTGAAGGGGATTATCGACCCGATTATCAGCCACAAGGAAATTGCTGGGCTTGCGATAGGGACGCGCCCGGACTGCCTTGAAGACGAGAAGATCGAATACCTCGCGGAAATGAACCGCAACAAGCCGATTATCGTGGAAATCGGCCTGCAGACGGCAAATGACCTCACGCTTGCCGCCATCAATCGCAGGCACACGCTCGCCGATTTCGAGGACGCGGTAAAGCGCTGCCAGGCTGCGGGTCTCACCGTCACCACGCACGTGATTGTCGGGCTCCCCGGTGAAACCCTGATGGACTTCAAGCACACTGCCGAAGTCGTGCACGACCTGCACCTCGCCGCCGTAAAAATCCACCCGCTGCACATTGTCGCGGGCACCGTGATGGCCCAAGATTTTTCCGCAGGTGAAATCAAACTGCTGGAATTCGAGGAATACTGCGCCGCCGTCGCCGAGATGATAAAGATTATCGGGCCGGATACCGCCATCGAGCGCTTTAGCGGCGAAAGCCCGAGCGACATGCTCCTCGCCCCCAGCTGGTGTGGCGAGCGCGACAAGATTATCGCGAAGGTTGAGCAAATATTAAACCAGGCATAA
- a CDS encoding endo-1,4-beta-xylanase, with product MNFSKVKSALALTAALLAAPALAQNVLTNGDLSYGDGGWYIWNNPDGPAKYESKLGEMGLGVDGSEGVKLTVTELPNPSWGLQLQPPKWLADSAYYTLTFKAKGNMPINAIVQGGPPDWRQKESASFMLTNEWKTYSMVFLADQKGYGLNNVTFHVGLAKGWLQMDDVEIEKVEGLDDMTWYNNSAARIDSLRKKDFTLKAAPGAQVKVELMRHAFPFGTALALYPSKDSIETWYRKTANKYFWYGVPENQFKWPEYEPKKGKIRRDEFKQYLDYVDAYKWGFRAHTLVWGHQGYGFDKHFSNQGSCKDISNKIKARIDRDLKEYKGRIKEYDVWNEAFHEPFIFNKCGWDLLDSAHVWAHRADPDARLFINEYNVVSAGETERLYDIVKGMLDRKVPVHGIGVQCHFGDRQLNPNFIKQRLDRLGSLGLPIKITELDFGDWQKGMYFGEDEQAKRYEMVLRIAFSHPAVEGILLWGFWDGRHWVKNGGIVAMDGREKPAGKLIYDLWHKVWTTNGTFKADEKGEVKFRGYPGKYKVTIDGKSETVELK from the coding sequence ATGAATTTTTCGAAAGTTAAATCGGCGCTTGCCCTTACTGCAGCCCTGCTTGCCGCTCCGGCACTCGCGCAGAACGTGCTGACCAACGGCGACCTGTCGTATGGCGATGGCGGCTGGTACATTTGGAACAACCCGGACGGCCCGGCCAAGTACGAATCGAAGCTTGGTGAAATGGGACTCGGTGTCGATGGTAGCGAAGGCGTCAAGCTCACGGTGACAGAACTTCCGAACCCTTCGTGGGGCTTGCAGTTGCAGCCGCCCAAGTGGCTCGCCGATTCTGCCTACTACACGCTCACGTTCAAGGCGAAGGGCAACATGCCCATCAACGCGATTGTGCAGGGCGGCCCTCCCGACTGGCGCCAGAAGGAAAGTGCATCCTTCATGCTCACCAATGAGTGGAAGACCTACTCCATGGTGTTCCTTGCCGACCAGAAGGGCTACGGGCTCAACAATGTCACGTTCCATGTGGGCCTTGCCAAGGGCTGGCTGCAGATGGACGACGTGGAAATCGAGAAGGTGGAAGGCCTCGACGACATGACTTGGTACAACAATTCCGCCGCCCGCATCGACAGCCTGCGCAAGAAGGACTTTACGCTCAAGGCCGCCCCCGGTGCCCAGGTGAAGGTGGAACTCATGCGCCATGCATTCCCCTTCGGAACGGCCCTCGCACTTTACCCCAGCAAGGACAGTATCGAGACCTGGTATAGGAAGACCGCCAATAAGTACTTCTGGTACGGCGTGCCCGAGAACCAGTTCAAGTGGCCGGAATACGAACCCAAGAAGGGCAAGATCCGCCGCGACGAATTCAAGCAGTACCTCGACTACGTTGACGCCTACAAGTGGGGCTTCCGTGCGCATACGCTCGTGTGGGGCCATCAGGGATACGGCTTCGACAAGCATTTCAGTAACCAGGGCAGCTGCAAGGACATCTCGAACAAGATCAAGGCCCGTATCGACCGTGACCTCAAGGAATACAAGGGCCGCATCAAGGAATACGACGTGTGGAACGAGGCTTTCCATGAGCCGTTCATCTTCAACAAGTGCGGTTGGGATCTGCTGGACTCCGCTCACGTGTGGGCGCATCGCGCCGACCCCGATGCCCGCCTGTTCATCAACGAGTACAACGTGGTGTCCGCCGGCGAAACTGAACGCCTCTACGACATTGTGAAGGGAATGCTCGACCGCAAGGTGCCCGTACACGGCATCGGCGTGCAGTGCCACTTCGGCGACCGCCAGCTGAACCCGAACTTCATCAAGCAGCGCCTCGACAGGCTCGGCTCCCTCGGGCTCCCCATCAAGATTACCGAACTCGACTTCGGTGACTGGCAGAAGGGCATGTACTTCGGCGAAGACGAACAGGCCAAGCGCTACGAGATGGTTCTGCGCATCGCGTTTAGCCACCCGGCAGTAGAAGGCATCTTGCTGTGGGGCTTCTGGGATGGCCGCCACTGGGTCAAGAACGGCGGTATCGTTGCCATGGATGGCCGCGAGAAGCCTGCCGGCAAGCTCATCTACGACTTGTGGCATAAGGTGTGGACCACCAACGGAACGTTCAAGGCCGACGAAAAGGGCGAAGTGAAGTTCCGCGGTTACCCCGGCAAGTACAAGGTAACCATCGACGGCAAGAGCGAGACGGTCGAACTGAAATAA